The Nocardia sp. NBC_01329 sequence GGACGGTCGCGTTCTCGGCGCCGGGCGCGGTGGCGATTGTGGCCGCGCGGGCGAATTCCCCGCGGTTGAGTGCCTCGTTCATCCGCTGATGTGCGGCCAGCCAGTGCAGCAGGGCGGTGCGCGCGTCGACGGTGGCCCGGTCGGTATGACCGGCGAGCAATTCGTTGAGCCGGGTGATGTTGGCGTCGAAGGCGTGGTCGTAGTCGCCGGTGGCGTCCCGGCGCACCAGTTTCAGGGTCTCCGCCGAACGCGCCCGCTGTGCGAGGATCCGGCTCTCGGTGAGACGGGCGGCGGGCACCGTACCGTCGGCGCGCCCGCTGGACATCGCCACCGACGAAACCGATCCGGCGATCACGGTCCACAACATGAGGATCATCAGCGCACCCGAAGCCAGTAGCAGGCCCGGGTTCAAGGTCCGATGCCAGCGCCGAGCCAGCAGCCGTTGCCCCCAGAAGAGCGCGATCACGGTGATCACCAGCAGCATTATCGCGAACCACGGTGGCCGCACGTGCCGGTCCTGGGCGGTGTCCACCCCGGCCGCGCGCCGCACGTACAACTGTTCCGCCGCCGGTAGCAGCACCGTCTGCATATGCGACGACGCCTCGCTCAGATACGCCGCGCCGACAGGATGACCTTCGCGGTTGTTCGCGCGCGCGGTCTCCACCAGGCCCGAGTACACGGGCAAGCCGGACCCGATCCCCATCCGTTGCTCGATGTCCCGCGCGTCGTCACCGGACAGCGTCACCAGGTCGGCTCCCGCTTCCCCCAGCGCCTGGCTGTAGCGGGAGCGCACCTGCTCGGGTTCCAGGCCGCCGGAGATGAACGCCGTGGCGGCGGCCGCATCGGCGACCGAGAGCGAGGTGTAGAGCCGATGTGCCGTGTTCGCATCGGGTTCGGTGTGGGCGAGCAGGATATCGAGATCGCGCTGGCGGTCGTGCACAGCACCCGCCGTGATCGCCCCCGATCCCACACACAGCACGACCAGTAGCAGGCCCACCCCGAGCAACCGCCCTGGCGACGATTGCGCGAACAGGCGTAACCGTGCCGGATTCAACCACTTCGAGGCCTGCGCGAACCGGGGGCGGACGATGCTCGCTCGCCCGGCGGCCGACGCCGGTTCCGGGTGGGCCGGGTCGGGTTCGGGTACCACCCGATCCACCGCCAACCGCGTCATGTCCACCCTCCAACTCTGGGCGCCGTGTGCGCTGTATCGCTTCGCCGGTGCCGCGCGAGATCACTCACACCGCGCCTATGAGCGTATTCGGTATTGTCCACGCGCGCGCCCCGGACCTCCACAACGCCTCATTCGCACCGTGTGGTGGGGCAGGATGGAGGCGACGGTCGACGAGGGTGGTGCGAGATGCGTGGTGATGGTGACGGGTGGTCGATAAGCCCGGGTGGTGTGCGGCACTGGGGCCTGTTCGGTGCGGCTGGATTGCTGCTACGCGCCCCGCTCGGTACCGGTGGTTCGGCGGTGTTGCTACAGCATCGCGCCCTATGGAGCCATCAGGGCGGCACCTGGGCGCTGCCGGGCGGTGCGCGCGACAGCGACGAGACGGCGGTGCACGCGGCGGTCCGGGAAGCCGACGAGGAGGCCGGGATCAACGCCGCCGATATCCGGGTGCGCGCCGAACGGCTCACCGCCGCCGCCCCGAGCGGCTGGACCTACACCACCGTGATCGCCGATGCCGGTAAACCGCTGCCGGTACGCCCGAACATGGAGAGCGTGGAACTGGCCTGGGTTCCCGAGGACGAGGTGGATCAGCGTCCACTGCATGCCGGTTTCGCGGACGCCTGGCCCGGCCTGCGGGCCACCTTCGCCCGGATGGACACCGATGAGTGCACACCGTCCGAAGCGGCGGAGTTGGTCGCGACCCTGCCGCGCACGGTCGACCTGGGTGAGGAATTCGTCTGGTTGCACGCCGAACCGGGCGGCCCGGGTGAGCGCGCGGTGCTGTTGAACCCCCCATACCCTCCGGAGAATCCGGAGCCGAGCGGTTCCCCGAATCCGGTGGGCGGGGTGGGCGATCCGGGAGCGGGGCGCGGCGGAGCCGCCTCGGCGGATGCCCGGGTGCTGGGAATTCCGCGCAGCGCGGTGCTGGGATCCGGGGACTGAGATGGATTTCGTCGCCGACGAAGCCCGGCGCGCGGGCCGCCCGTATGTACTGCTGTCGGTCGCGATGAGTGTCGACGGCTATATCGACGATACGGAGCCCGAACGTCTGCTGCTGTCCAACGACGCCGATTTCGACCGCGTGGACGGGGTCCGGGCCTGGTCGGACGCCATCCTCGTCGGGGCCGAGACCGTCCGGCGCGACGATCCACGGCTGATCGTGCGGGACGAGTCGCGTCGCGCGGAGCGGGTCGCCGCGGGCCGGACGGAGTACCCCCGGAAGGTGACGGTCACCGCGAGCGGCGATCTGGATCCCGAGGCGCGTTTCTGGCGCTACGGCACCGCGGAACACGCACCGCTCGTGTACACGAGCGAGGCCGGTGCGCGTCGGTTACGTGACCGTCTGTCCGAACCGGCCGAGATCGTGGTACTCGGCCCGGACCTGGAATTCGGGCCGTTGCTCGATGATCTCGGTGCCCGGGGTATCGGGCGGCTGATGGTGGAGGGCGGTGGCCGGATCCATACCGCCTTCCTGGCCGGTGCCCTGGCCGACGAGCTCCGACTCGCCATCGGGCCTGCTCTCGTGGGCGACCCGGCCGCACCGCGTTTTCTGCACGCCGCCCGGTTCCCGGGTGGCTCCGTCCACCGGATGCGACTGGTCGATATCGACCGGCTCGGTGATGTGGCAGTGTTGCGGTATCGACTCTAGGCGTACCTCCGCTCCGGCCGTGCGCGGGCTGCGGACGGGCTACGCCCGACAGTGCCCTCCAGGAGGCCCCGGTGCCCGCACTCGATCACCACTACTGGATGAACCGGGCGATCGATCTCTCCCGGCGGAGTCCGCAGGCACCCGGTGCTTTCTCGGTGGGCGCGGTGATCGTCGCCGACGGTGTCGAGATCGCCACCGGTTACTCTCGGGAATCCGATCCGAAGGTGCACGCCGAGGAATCCGCGCTGGACAAACTGAGTGCGGACGATCCACGGCTGCGGCAAGCCACCCTCTACAGCACCCTGGAGCCCTGTTCGGAGCGGGCGACCAAGACGCGGCTGCCGTGTACCGACCGGGTGCTCGCCGCCGGGATCCCGATGGTGGTGATCGCGTGGCGGGAGCCGTCCACCTTCGTCGAGAACTGTGTGGGGGTGGAGAAGTTGCGCGAGCGAGGTGTCCGCGTACTCGAACTTCCCGACCTGGCCGATGCCGCCATGGCGGTGAACCGGCATCTCGACCTGTAGGGCGCGATCGCGCACGGCGAGATGCGAGCCGTCACCGCAGGCAGGAGGGACCGAACAGGGCTTTCAGTTCGCCCATCAGCGCGGATGAGGCGGTCACCCGGAATCGGGGATCCAGGGCAAGCAGCCGGGGACCGCGAGCTCCGATCAGTTCGATCCGGAGATCGGTGGGGCCCGGATGACGTTGCAGGGTTTCGCGCAGGGCGCGGACCGTATGCGGGGTGCAGGCCGCCACGGTGAGGGCGAGAGTGAGGGGGCAACCGGCGGCCCCCGCGGTGAGGTCCGGGGTGCTCACCTGATCACCCAGCAGCGACTGCCGTCCGTCGCGGATGCTGACCGTCGCGGTGACCACCACGACGGCGTCCTCGGTGAGATAACCGGCGGCCGTGGCGTAGGCGGCGGGGAAGAAGAGGATCTCGGTACCGGCCTCCAGATCTTCCAGGCGGGTCACCGCCCAGGGGTCGCCTTTGCGGGTGACCCGGCGGTCCACCGCCGCGATGATTCCGGCCACTCGCACTCGGCGGCCGTGCGGTACGCGGCCGTCCAGCAGGGCGGCGATCGGAGTGTCGCCGGTGGCGGCGAGCGCGGTCGCGATCTCGTCGAGCGGATGCCCGGACACGTAGAGCCCGAGCATCTCCCGTTCATAACCCAATCGTTCCCGGGTGTCCCATTCCTCTTCGGGTACGGGCAGATCGAAGAGGGACGCGTTCGTATCGGGATCGGCGGTGGCGCCGGAGAAAAGATCGAACTGTCCACGCGCGGCGGCCTTCTTGGTGACCGTCACCGCATCGATCGCCTCGCCGTGGATCGAGAACAGACCTTTGCGAGGGTGACCGAGTGATTCGAAGGCCCCGGCCTTGATCAGTGATTCGACCACCTTCCGGGTACACGCCACGCCGTCGGCCTTGGCCAGATAGTCGGAGAAGCCGGTGAACTCACCGGCCGACTCGCGTGCCCGGATCACTGCCCGCACCACCGGATCCCCGACATTGCGGACGGCCCCCAGCCCGAAGCGGATATCGGATCCGACACTGGTGAACGTGGCCGCCGACTGGTTCACATCGGGCGGCAGCACTCGGATCCCGCGCTTCCGGCAATCGGCGAGATAGATCGCCGATTTGTCCTTGTCGTCGCCGACCGAGGTGAGCAGGGCTGCCATGAACTCGGCCGGATGGTTGGTCTTGAGGTAGGCGGTCCAGTACATCACCAGGCTGTAACCGGCGGCATGGGACTTGTTGTACGCGTAACCGGCGAAGGGCAGCACCGCCTCCCAGAGCGCGGTCACCGCCTCGTCGCGGTAGCCGTTGCCGCGCATACCGTCCCGGAAGTTCTCGAACTCCATGGCCAGCACTTCCGGTTTCTTCTTCCCCATCGCGCGGCGCAGCAGGTCGGCCTGGCCCAGGGAATAGCCGGCGACCTGCTGGGCGATTTGCATGATCTGCTCCTGATAGACGATCAGCGCGTAGGTCTCGGCGAGGATCTCGCGTAGTGGTTCGTCGAGTTCGGCATGGATCGGTGTCACCGCTTCCCGCCCGTTCTTGCGATCGGCGTAGGACCAGTGGGCCCCCACGCCCATCGGTCCGGGCCGATACAGCGCGTTGGAGGCCACCAGATCGTTGAACTCGGTGGGTGCCATGCGCAGCAGCAGTTCCCGCATACCGGCCGAATCCATTTGGAAGACTCCGAGATTGTCGCCACGCGCCAGCATGGCGTAGGTGGGTTCGTCGGCGAGGGCCAGCGTGTCCAGATCGATCTCGATCCCGCGGTTGGCACGGATATTGTCGAGGCAGTCGCCGATCACGGTCAGCGTTCGCAGCCCCAGGAAATCCATTTTGAGCAGGCCCACGGCCTCACACGACGGATAGTCCCAGCCGGTGATGATCGCGCCGTCCTGC is a genomic window containing:
- a CDS encoding NUDIX hydrolase, which encodes MRGDGDGWSISPGGVRHWGLFGAAGLLLRAPLGTGGSAVLLQHRALWSHQGGTWALPGGARDSDETAVHAAVREADEEAGINAADIRVRAERLTAAAPSGWTYTTVIADAGKPLPVRPNMESVELAWVPEDEVDQRPLHAGFADAWPGLRATFARMDTDECTPSEAAELVATLPRTVDLGEEFVWLHAEPGGPGERAVLLNPPYPPENPEPSGSPNPVGGVGDPGAGRGGAASADARVLGIPRSAVLGSGD
- a CDS encoding RibD family protein; protein product: MDFVADEARRAGRPYVLLSVAMSVDGYIDDTEPERLLLSNDADFDRVDGVRAWSDAILVGAETVRRDDPRLIVRDESRRAERVAAGRTEYPRKVTVTASGDLDPEARFWRYGTAEHAPLVYTSEAGARRLRDRLSEPAEIVVLGPDLEFGPLLDDLGARGIGRLMVEGGGRIHTAFLAGALADELRLAIGPALVGDPAAPRFLHAARFPGGSVHRMRLVDIDRLGDVAVLRYRL
- a CDS encoding deaminase, which translates into the protein MPALDHHYWMNRAIDLSRRSPQAPGAFSVGAVIVADGVEIATGYSRESDPKVHAEESALDKLSADDPRLRQATLYSTLEPCSERATKTRLPCTDRVLAAGIPMVVIAWREPSTFVENCVGVEKLRERGVRVLELPDLADAAMAVNRHLDL
- the dnaE gene encoding DNA polymerase III subunit alpha, whose amino-acid sequence is MTNTSFVHLHNHTEYSMLDGMAKVGPLFAEAERLGMPAVGMTDHGNMYGAAEFFRESRRSPVKPIIGIEAYIAPESRFSGKRVFWGDPGQKSDDVSGSGAYLHMTLFAANAMGLRNLFRLSSRASFEGQLGKWPRMDAELIAEHAEGVLATTGCPSGEVQTRLRLGHFDAAYEAAGRWRDIFGPENFFLEVMDHGLTIERRVREDLLAIGAKAGLTPLATNDCHYVLRQQAAAHEAMLCVQTGKTLSDPTRFRFDGDGFHLRSPAEMRALWDDEVPGACDATLAVAERIEPYDEIWEFRDRMPVFPVPDGHTEDSWLRREVDAGLCRRFPGGVADGYRHRAEYELDIIRDKGFPAYFLVVGDLVAYARTAGIRVGPGRGSAAGSLVAYALAITNIDPIEHGLLFERFLNPERPSAPDIDIDFDDRRRGEMIRYATERWGADKVAQVITFGTIKTKAAIKDAARVQFGQPGFALADRITKALPPAMAAKDIPVSGITDPAHERYGEAAEVRALIESDPDMRRIYDTAVGLEGMVRGAGVHACAVILSSEPLLDTVPLWKRPQDGAIITGWDYPSCEAVGLLKMDFLGLRTLTVIGDCLDNIRANRGIEIDLDTLALADEPTYAMLARGDNLGVFQMDSAGMRELLLRMAPTEFNDLVASNALYRPGPMGVGAHWSYADRKNGREAVTPIHAELDEPLREILAETYALIVYQEQIMQIAQQVAGYSLGQADLLRRAMGKKKPEVLAMEFENFRDGMRGNGYRDEAVTALWEAVLPFAGYAYNKSHAAGYSLVMYWTAYLKTNHPAEFMAALLTSVGDDKDKSAIYLADCRKRGIRVLPPDVNQSAATFTSVGSDIRFGLGAVRNVGDPVVRAVIRARESAGEFTGFSDYLAKADGVACTRKVVESLIKAGAFESLGHPRKGLFSIHGEAIDAVTVTKKAAARGQFDLFSGATADPDTNASLFDLPVPEEEWDTRERLGYEREMLGLYVSGHPLDEIATALAATGDTPIAALLDGRVPHGRRVRVAGIIAAVDRRVTRKGDPWAVTRLEDLEAGTEILFFPAAYATAAGYLTEDAVVVVTATVSIRDGRQSLLGDQVSTPDLTAGAAGCPLTLALTVAACTPHTVRALRETLQRHPGPTDLRIELIGARGPRLLALDPRFRVTASSALMGELKALFGPSCLR